A section of the Triticum dicoccoides isolate Atlit2015 ecotype Zavitan chromosome 7A, WEW_v2.0, whole genome shotgun sequence genome encodes:
- the LOC119327875 gene encoding uncharacterized protein LOC119327875: MDSSITRCLALSGVLTTYGQRLAELLVVHRLLPSEPQILERPTPPELPEDILMCIFASLETPDLVRAGSVCSSWRSACNRLCNLGLFRQTQAPCLLYTSESAGESVAGLFSLVENKSYTLALPDPPIRTRYVIGSNHGWIITADDRSELHLLNPITGDQIALPSVATIEQVKPIFDDAGALHKYQYSWYTGTPLLADYDFPTPSVFSLGELRDYLFGKAFLSSDPSTGDYYVVLKHNPESQLSFARAGDDRWTWLPPHVDYADCFFKDSLLFALDSHGEVRTFDLSAPVVTQTIVLGRMKSCIVECNYMYIAQAPCGDLLQVWRSRNSLGWEDEDVSEQGLEDGEDEHISEHKLEDATDVSGLEPEDREDDDVSEPESGSDSHVIFTDKFDVFKVDFAAANLEDITSSCDIVMFLGYNQSLCLSADEYPELKSSHVYFTDDDGYYHFGSMESERDIGVLNLGNCTVERIASPQLWSNWPAPVWFIPNPRKINLASHD, from the coding sequence ATGGATAGCAGCATAACCCGGTGTTTGGCCTTGTCGGGTGTGCTGACAACGTATGGACAGAGGCTTGCCGAATTGCTCGTCGTCCATCGTCTGTTACCCAGTGAACCCCAGATCCTGGAGCGGCCGACACCGCCGGAGCTGCCGGAGGACATCCTGATGTGCATATTCGCCAGCCTTGAGACCCCCGACCTCGTCCGGGCAGGCTCCGTCTGCTCATCATGGCGCTCCGCCTGCAACAGGCTCTGCAATCTTGGGCTCTTCAGGCAGACACAGGCACCGTGCCTCCTATACACCTCTGAATCTGCCGGCGAGAGTGTTGCAGGCCTCTTCAGCCTCGTGGAGAACAAATCCTACACACTAGCCCTTCCAGACCCACCTATTCGCACCAGGTATGTGATCGGCTCCAACCATGGTTGGATCATCACCGCCGACGATAGGTCCGAGCTGCACCTCCTCAACCCCATCACCGGTGACCAGATCGCCCTGCCTTCCGTCGCCACCATTGAGCAGGTGAAGCCCATCTTTGATGATGCCGGCGCTCTTCACAAGTATCAGTACTCATGGTACACCGGCACTCCGCTCTTAGCCGACTACGACTTCCCTACGCCCTCGGTCTTTTCGCTTGGCGAGCTGCGGGACTACCTCTTCGGGAAGGCATTTCTGTCATCTGATCCATCCACCGGAGATTATTATGTGGTACTCAAGCATAATCCAGAGTCACAGCTTTCATTTGCAAGAGCAGGGGATGATAGATGGACTTGGTTGCCACCACATGTTGATTATGCAGATTGTTTCTTCAAGGATAGCCTGCTCTTTGCATTGGATTCACACGGAGAAGTCCGTACATTTGATCTCAGTGCGCCTGTAGTAACACAAACGATCGTTCTGGGGAGAATGAAGTCTTGCATCGTGGAGTGCAACTATATGTACATTGCTCAAGCTCCATGCGGTGATTTGTTGCAAGTTTGGAGGTCAAGAAACTCTTTGGGTTGGGAGGATGAGGATGTCTCAGAACAGGGGCTTGAGGATGGGGAGGATGAGCACATTTCAGAACACAAGCTTGAGGATGCGACGGATGTGTCGGGGCTGGAACCTGAAGATAGGGAGGATGACGATGTTTCGGAACCTGAGTCAGGCTCTGATTCTCATGTGATCTTCACTGACAAGTTTGACGTATTTAAAGTGGATTTTGCTGCAGCAAATCTTGAAGACATTACTAGCTCATGTGACATTGTGATGTTTCTTGGGTATAATCAATCACTTTGTTTGAGTGCCGATGAATATCCAGAGTTAAAGTCCAGTCATGTCTATTTTACTGATGATGATGGCTATTATCATTTTGGAAGCATGGAGAGTGAGCGTGATATTGGAGTCCTCAACCTTGGAAATTGCACTGTTGAAAGAATTGCATCACCTCAGCTTTGGTCCAACTGGCCAGCCCCTGTGTGGTTTATACCAAATCCCCGGAAGATAAATTTGGCATCACACGATTAG